In Rissa tridactyla isolate bRisTri1 chromosome 22, bRisTri1.patW.cur.20221130, whole genome shotgun sequence, a single genomic region encodes these proteins:
- the CIRBP gene encoding cold-inducible RNA-binding protein isoform X6, translated as MRWAWRGAGIYKAPPRQPQRTPRWSFEVLSGRRTSRASVRMASDEGKLFVGGLSFDTNEQSLEQVFSKYGQISEVVVVKDRETQRSRGFGFVTFENIDDAKDAMMAMNGKSVDGRQIRVDQAGKSSENRSRGYRGGSSGGRGFFRGSRGRGRGFSRGGGDRGYGGSRFDSRSGGYNGSRDYYNSRSQGGYGDRSSGGSYRDSYDSYGKSWFKRE; from the exons ATGAggtgggcgtggcgcggcgcggGCATATATAAGGCGCCGCCCCGGCAGCCTCAGCGTACACCGCGCTGGAGCTTTGAAGTACTGAGTGGACGCCGCACCTCCAGGGCATCG GTCAGAATGGCATCAGATGAGGGCAAGCTCTTTGTCGGCGGACTGAGTTTTGACACCAACGAGCAGTCGCTGGAACAAGTCTTCTCTAAATACGGACAGATCTCAGAAG TTGTGGTGGTGAAAGACAGAGAGACTCAGAGATCCAGAGGTTTTGGCTTTGTTACTTTCGAAAACATAGATGATGCTAAAGATGCAATGATGGCCATGAATGGAAAG TCTGTAGACGGACGTCAGATCAGAGTTGATCAGGCTGGAAAATCATCAGAGAACAGATCTCGCGGGTACAGAGGGGGCTCTTCTGGGGGCAGAGGCTTTTTCCGTGGCAGCAGAGGTCGGGGCCGTGGCTTCTCCAGAG GTGGTGGAGACAGAGGCTATGGCGGAAGCAGATTTGACTCCAGAAGTGGAGGATACAATGGCTCTAGAGACTACTATAATAGCAG GAGTCAAGGTGGCTATGGCGACAGGTCTTCAGGAGGGTCCTACAGAGACAGCTATGACAGTTACGGTAAGTCTTGGTTCAAACGGGAATGA
- the CIRBP gene encoding cold-inducible RNA-binding protein isoform X5, with translation MRWAWRGAGIYKAPPRQPQRTPRWSFEVLSGRRTSRASVRMASDEGKLFVGGLSFDTNEQSLEQVFSKYGQISEVVVVKDRETQRSRGFGFVTFENIDDAKDAMMAMNGKSVDGRQIRVDQAGKSSENRSRGYRGGSSGGRGFFRGSRGRGRGFSRVSVAGGGDRGYGGSRFDSRSGGYNGSRDYYNSRSQGGYGDRSSGGSYRDSYDSYATHNE, from the exons ATGAggtgggcgtggcgcggcgcggGCATATATAAGGCGCCGCCCCGGCAGCCTCAGCGTACACCGCGCTGGAGCTTTGAAGTACTGAGTGGACGCCGCACCTCCAGGGCATCG GTCAGAATGGCATCAGATGAGGGCAAGCTCTTTGTCGGCGGACTGAGTTTTGACACCAACGAGCAGTCGCTGGAACAAGTCTTCTCTAAATACGGACAGATCTCAGAAG TTGTGGTGGTGAAAGACAGAGAGACTCAGAGATCCAGAGGTTTTGGCTTTGTTACTTTCGAAAACATAGATGATGCTAAAGATGCAATGATGGCCATGAATGGAAAG TCTGTAGACGGACGTCAGATCAGAGTTGATCAGGCTGGAAAATCATCAGAGAACAGATCTCGCGGGTACAGAGGGGGCTCTTCTGGGGGCAGAGGCTTTTTCCGTGGCAGCAGAGGTCGGGGCCGTGGCTTCTCCAGAG TGTCTGTTGCAGGTGGTGGAGACAGAGGCTATGGCGGAAGCAGATTTGACTCCAGAAGTGGAGGATACAATGGCTCTAGAGACTACTATAATAGCAG GAGTCAAGGTGGCTATGGCGACAGGTCTTCAGGAGGGTCCTACAGAGACAGCTATGACAGTTACG CTACACACAACGAGTAA
- the CIRBP gene encoding cold-inducible RNA-binding protein isoform X4: MRWAWRGAGIYKAPPRQPQRTPRWSFEVLSGRRTSRASVRMASDEGKLFVGGLSFDTNEQSLEQVFSKYGQISEVVVVKDRETQRSRGFGFVTFENIDDAKDAMMAMNGKSVDGRQIRVDQAGKSSENRSRGYRGGSSGGRGFFRGSRGRGRGFSRGGGDRGYGGSRFDSRSGGYNGSRDYYNSSRSQGGYGDRSSGGSYRDSYDSYGKSWFKRE, encoded by the exons ATGAggtgggcgtggcgcggcgcggGCATATATAAGGCGCCGCCCCGGCAGCCTCAGCGTACACCGCGCTGGAGCTTTGAAGTACTGAGTGGACGCCGCACCTCCAGGGCATCG GTCAGAATGGCATCAGATGAGGGCAAGCTCTTTGTCGGCGGACTGAGTTTTGACACCAACGAGCAGTCGCTGGAACAAGTCTTCTCTAAATACGGACAGATCTCAGAAG TTGTGGTGGTGAAAGACAGAGAGACTCAGAGATCCAGAGGTTTTGGCTTTGTTACTTTCGAAAACATAGATGATGCTAAAGATGCAATGATGGCCATGAATGGAAAG TCTGTAGACGGACGTCAGATCAGAGTTGATCAGGCTGGAAAATCATCAGAGAACAGATCTCGCGGGTACAGAGGGGGCTCTTCTGGGGGCAGAGGCTTTTTCCGTGGCAGCAGAGGTCGGGGCCGTGGCTTCTCCAGAG GTGGTGGAGACAGAGGCTATGGCGGAAGCAGATTTGACTCCAGAAGTGGAGGATACAATGGCTCTAGAGACTACTATAATAGCAG CAGGAGTCAAGGTGGCTATGGCGACAGGTCTTCAGGAGGGTCCTACAGAGACAGCTATGACAGTTACGGTAAGTCTTGGTTCAAACGGGAATGA
- the FAM174C gene encoding protein FAM174C, which translates to MVRPEPLCLLLLLLHAGRAASPAPSATPIPLNGTEAARAAGNGTRPGPTPGSVLPAGSGLPVLKRAVYVLSALSALAALYFLLRAFRLRSERPRNEPKTRSRLKKPQRKKYGLLSNYDENIEMASFDSDEDTVFETKNLRR; encoded by the exons ATGGTGCGGCCGgagcccctctgcctcctccttctcctcctgcacgCCGGCCGGGCCGCCTCCCCGGCTCCTTCGGCCACCCCGATCCCGCTCAACGGCACGGaggcggcgcgggcggcggggaACGGGACGCGGCCGGGCCCGACGCCGGGGTCGGTGCTGCCGGCGGGGTCGGGGCTGCCGGTGCTGAAGCGGGCGGTGTATGTGCTGAGCGCTCTCTCCGCCCTTGCCGCGCTCTATTTCCTCCTGAGGGCGTTCCG CCTCAGGTCGGAGCGACCCCGAAATGAGCCCAAAACTCGTTCCAGGTTGAAGAAGCCTCAGCGGAAGAAGTACGGCCTTCTGTCAAATTACGACGAGAACATAGAGATGGCCTCGTTCGACAGCGACGAGGACACGGTGTTCGAAACGAAAAATCTGAGGCGGTGA
- the CIRBP gene encoding cold-inducible RNA-binding protein isoform X2 yields MRWAWRGAGIYKAPPRQPQRTPRWSFEVLSGRRTSRASVRMASDEGKLFVGGLSFDTNEQSLEQVFSKYGQISEVVVVKDRETQRSRGFGFVTFENIDDAKDAMMAMNGKSVDGRQIRVDQAGKSSENRSRGYRGGSSGGRGFFRGSRGRGRGFSRVSVAGGGDRGYGGSRFDSRSGGYNGSRDYYNSRSQGGYGDRSSGGSYRDSYDSYGKSWFKRE; encoded by the exons ATGAggtgggcgtggcgcggcgcggGCATATATAAGGCGCCGCCCCGGCAGCCTCAGCGTACACCGCGCTGGAGCTTTGAAGTACTGAGTGGACGCCGCACCTCCAGGGCATCG GTCAGAATGGCATCAGATGAGGGCAAGCTCTTTGTCGGCGGACTGAGTTTTGACACCAACGAGCAGTCGCTGGAACAAGTCTTCTCTAAATACGGACAGATCTCAGAAG TTGTGGTGGTGAAAGACAGAGAGACTCAGAGATCCAGAGGTTTTGGCTTTGTTACTTTCGAAAACATAGATGATGCTAAAGATGCAATGATGGCCATGAATGGAAAG TCTGTAGACGGACGTCAGATCAGAGTTGATCAGGCTGGAAAATCATCAGAGAACAGATCTCGCGGGTACAGAGGGGGCTCTTCTGGGGGCAGAGGCTTTTTCCGTGGCAGCAGAGGTCGGGGCCGTGGCTTCTCCAGAG TGTCTGTTGCAGGTGGTGGAGACAGAGGCTATGGCGGAAGCAGATTTGACTCCAGAAGTGGAGGATACAATGGCTCTAGAGACTACTATAATAGCAG GAGTCAAGGTGGCTATGGCGACAGGTCTTCAGGAGGGTCCTACAGAGACAGCTATGACAGTTACGGTAAGTCTTGGTTCAAACGGGAATGA
- the CIRBP gene encoding cold-inducible RNA-binding protein isoform X1 has product MRWAWRGAGIYKAPPRQPQRTPRWSFEVLSGRRTSRASVRMASDEGKLFVGGLSFDTNEQSLEQVFSKYGQISEVVVVKDRETQRSRGFGFVTFENIDDAKDAMMAMNGKSVDGRQIRVDQAGKSSENRSRGYRGGSSGGRGFFRGSRGRGRGFSRVSVAGGGDRGYGGSRFDSRSGGYNGSRDYYNSSRSQGGYGDRSSGGSYRDSYDSYGKSWFKRE; this is encoded by the exons ATGAggtgggcgtggcgcggcgcggGCATATATAAGGCGCCGCCCCGGCAGCCTCAGCGTACACCGCGCTGGAGCTTTGAAGTACTGAGTGGACGCCGCACCTCCAGGGCATCG GTCAGAATGGCATCAGATGAGGGCAAGCTCTTTGTCGGCGGACTGAGTTTTGACACCAACGAGCAGTCGCTGGAACAAGTCTTCTCTAAATACGGACAGATCTCAGAAG TTGTGGTGGTGAAAGACAGAGAGACTCAGAGATCCAGAGGTTTTGGCTTTGTTACTTTCGAAAACATAGATGATGCTAAAGATGCAATGATGGCCATGAATGGAAAG TCTGTAGACGGACGTCAGATCAGAGTTGATCAGGCTGGAAAATCATCAGAGAACAGATCTCGCGGGTACAGAGGGGGCTCTTCTGGGGGCAGAGGCTTTTTCCGTGGCAGCAGAGGTCGGGGCCGTGGCTTCTCCAGAG TGTCTGTTGCAGGTGGTGGAGACAGAGGCTATGGCGGAAGCAGATTTGACTCCAGAAGTGGAGGATACAATGGCTCTAGAGACTACTATAATAGCAG CAGGAGTCAAGGTGGCTATGGCGACAGGTCTTCAGGAGGGTCCTACAGAGACAGCTATGACAGTTACGGTAAGTCTTGGTTCAAACGGGAATGA
- the CIRBP gene encoding cold-inducible RNA-binding protein isoform X3: protein MRWAWRGAGIYKAPPRQPQRTPRWSFEVLSGRRTSRASVRMASDEGKLFVGGLSFDTNEQSLEQVFSKYGQISEVVVVKDRETQRSRGFGFVTFENIDDAKDAMMAMNGKSVDGRQIRVDQAGKSSENRSRGYRGGSSGGRGFFRGSRGRGRGFSRVSVAGGGDRGYGGSRFDSRSGGYNGSRDYYNSSRSQGGYGDRSSGGSYRDSYDSYATHNE from the exons ATGAggtgggcgtggcgcggcgcggGCATATATAAGGCGCCGCCCCGGCAGCCTCAGCGTACACCGCGCTGGAGCTTTGAAGTACTGAGTGGACGCCGCACCTCCAGGGCATCG GTCAGAATGGCATCAGATGAGGGCAAGCTCTTTGTCGGCGGACTGAGTTTTGACACCAACGAGCAGTCGCTGGAACAAGTCTTCTCTAAATACGGACAGATCTCAGAAG TTGTGGTGGTGAAAGACAGAGAGACTCAGAGATCCAGAGGTTTTGGCTTTGTTACTTTCGAAAACATAGATGATGCTAAAGATGCAATGATGGCCATGAATGGAAAG TCTGTAGACGGACGTCAGATCAGAGTTGATCAGGCTGGAAAATCATCAGAGAACAGATCTCGCGGGTACAGAGGGGGCTCTTCTGGGGGCAGAGGCTTTTTCCGTGGCAGCAGAGGTCGGGGCCGTGGCTTCTCCAGAG TGTCTGTTGCAGGTGGTGGAGACAGAGGCTATGGCGGAAGCAGATTTGACTCCAGAAGTGGAGGATACAATGGCTCTAGAGACTACTATAATAGCAG CAGGAGTCAAGGTGGCTATGGCGACAGGTCTTCAGGAGGGTCCTACAGAGACAGCTATGACAGTTACG CTACACACAACGAGTAA